The Elusimicrobiaceae bacterium genome includes a region encoding these proteins:
- a CDS encoding prepilin-type N-terminal cleavage/methylation domain-containing protein encodes MKNRKGFTLIELLVVVLIIGILASLALPAYFRAVERSRVSEAELLMGNVVQAQQRYKMKRGSGYALNWRALDAAPAGVADASSLKTASIFCTKVATPSTTLGTPSATCGNGFEVELIGSNSAPDNTSGVVATRVNNDQYGDYKLGRYYDPREIEHFGAVVCNAGEAETDQAKSLCIDFQTDTDTYVVGVLPSASGTVPGTDDDPIEPQGGGTTYSMLSSDMKVSKYDNALLMLNRNAILDFVGIDVTDENVTVTWYEMTGDTEDPTNDINRGQGLYYSDTNGAQIVNADKYYVVIETSDGNYMIPAS; translated from the coding sequence ATGAAAAACAGAAAAGGTTTTACCCTTATTGAACTCTTAGTTGTGGTACTGATTATAGGCATATTGGCATCCCTGGCTTTGCCTGCTTATTTTCGTGCGGTAGAGCGGTCACGTGTTAGCGAAGCAGAATTATTAATGGGTAACGTGGTGCAGGCCCAACAGCGTTATAAAATGAAAAGAGGTTCCGGTTATGCATTAAATTGGAGAGCTTTAGATGCAGCTCCGGCAGGGGTAGCCGATGCCTCTTCGTTAAAAACAGCTTCCATTTTTTGTACAAAGGTAGCAACTCCTAGTACTACATTAGGAACCCCGAGTGCAACCTGTGGAAATGGATTTGAGGTAGAATTAATTGGCTCAAATTCTGCTCCGGATAATACTTCCGGTGTCGTAGCAACCCGTGTAAATAATGACCAATATGGAGACTATAAATTAGGACGTTATTATGACCCCCGTGAGATAGAGCATTTTGGAGCGGTGGTTTGTAATGCCGGAGAAGCGGAAACAGATCAAGCAAAATCTTTATGTATTGATTTCCAAACAGATACGGATACCTATGTAGTAGGAGTGCTTCCCTCTGCTTCCGGGACTGTTCCAGGCACAGATGACGACCCCATAGAACCTCAGGGAGGAGGAACGACTTACTCCATGTTAAGCAGTGATATGAAGGTTTCTAAATATGACAATGCTCTGTTAATGCTTAATCGGAACGCAATACTAGATTTTGTAGGAATCGATGTGACGGATGAAAATGTCACTGTTACGTGGTATGAAATGACCGGTGATACAGAAGACCCCACCAATGACATAAACAGAGGGCAGGGATTGTATTATAGCGACACAAATGGTGCGCAAATAGTTAATGCCGACAAATATTACGTTGTGATTGAGACATCCGATGGAAATTATATGATACCAGCATCTTAA
- a CDS encoding GGGtGRT protein — MTITFEGYERRIDKINAALKAAGIKDLEEARKICLDKGIDVEKIVKGIQPIAFENAVWAYTVGAAIALKAGVKTAAEAAEKIGVGLQSFCIPGSVADQRAVGLGHGNLGAMLLREETKCFCFLAGHESFAAAEGAIGIARTANKVRKEPLRVILNGLGKDAAYIISRINGFTSVETEYDYKTGELKIVSEKAFSDGDKAKVKCYGADDVSEGVAIMRHEGVDVSITGNSTNPTRFQHPVAGTYKKWAIENGKKYFSVASGGGTGRTLHPDNMAAGPASYGMTDTMGRMHGDAQFAGSSSVPAHVEMMGLIGMGNNPMVGATVAVAVAVSQAK; from the coding sequence ATGACGATCACATTTGAAGGATACGAAAGAAGAATTGACAAAATTAATGCCGCATTAAAAGCCGCCGGTATTAAAGATTTAGAAGAAGCCCGCAAAATCTGCTTGGACAAAGGCATTGACGTAGAAAAAATCGTCAAAGGCATTCAGCCGATTGCTTTTGAAAACGCCGTGTGGGCTTACACCGTGGGCGCCGCGATTGCTTTGAAAGCCGGTGTCAAAACCGCTGCCGAAGCCGCCGAAAAAATCGGTGTCGGTTTGCAGAGCTTCTGCATCCCCGGTTCTGTGGCCGATCAACGTGCCGTCGGTTTAGGCCATGGTAACTTGGGTGCTATGTTGCTGCGCGAAGAAACCAAATGTTTCTGCTTTTTAGCCGGACATGAAAGTTTTGCCGCCGCTGAAGGTGCTATCGGTATTGCCCGCACCGCCAACAAAGTGCGCAAAGAACCGCTCCGCGTTATCTTGAACGGTTTGGGCAAAGATGCCGCGTATATTATTTCCCGTATTAACGGTTTTACATCGGTAGAAACCGAATATGATTACAAAACCGGCGAACTGAAAATCGTCAGCGAAAAAGCTTTCTCCGACGGCGATAAAGCCAAAGTGAAATGCTACGGTGCCGATGATGTGAGCGAAGGCGTAGCCATTATGCGCCACGAAGGAGTGGACGTATCCATTACCGGAAACTCCACCAACCCGACCCGCTTCCAACATCCGGTGGCTGGCACTTATAAAAAATGGGCCATTGAAAACGGCAAAAAATATTTCTCCGTGGCTTCCGGTGGCGGTACAGGCCGCACCTTACACCCGGACAATATGGCCGCCGGTCCTGCCTCTTATGGTATGACCGACACCATGGGTCGTATGCATGGTGATGCGCAATTTGCGGGTTCGTCTTCCGTACCGGCTCACGTGGAAATGATGGGCTTAATTGGTATGGGGAACAACCCGATGGTAGGAGCGACGGTGGCGGTAGCCGTAGCCGTTTCTCAAGCCAAATAA
- a CDS encoding prepilin-type N-terminal cleavage/methylation domain-containing protein → MKRGFTLIELLVVVLIIGVLSAIAIPMYQGAVDKSHWSTMLPGAKAIKDAEEAIKMTNGSYTDNMANLDVTMNNADLTFALVTPNNTADPNVIRVTNSKLANVRLASYLDDSPLFAGQLHCEALKNDERANKLCGKLLMGQELTEQDGYVGYLLDQDIDKATCDNANRSWANSTGKCYKNDQARCISLNMPFEKGSCGWTDTYTKPIINEGGKCIANSWGTCSDVTINEGGICEGNNSNGCVRSEINNGGMCIATGPGHHGACSNSIINDGGICKGESQDGCGYSTINSGGTCWATGNTEGYYQYNICRYVTLEGGKCVADIGSSCMGITVNDGGVCEANAGGSCTGTYNGTGCCKGTYCPSYAPKCAS, encoded by the coding sequence ATGAAAAGAGGTTTTACCCTAATTGAATTATTAGTAGTCGTATTAATTATCGGAGTGCTGTCAGCGATTGCTATTCCCATGTATCAAGGGGCGGTGGATAAAAGCCATTGGAGCACCATGCTCCCCGGAGCCAAAGCCATTAAAGATGCTGAAGAAGCGATTAAAATGACTAATGGGTCTTATACAGATAATATGGCTAATTTGGACGTTACCATGAATAATGCGGATTTAACGTTTGCATTAGTGACCCCTAATAATACCGCTGACCCCAATGTGATACGCGTTACCAATAGTAAGTTAGCTAATGTACGCCTAGCCAGTTATTTAGATGATAGCCCACTGTTTGCCGGGCAACTACATTGTGAAGCATTAAAAAATGATGAACGGGCGAATAAATTATGTGGCAAATTGTTAATGGGGCAAGAATTAACAGAACAAGACGGCTATGTCGGATATTTATTAGACCAAGACATAGACAAAGCCACCTGTGATAATGCGAACCGTTCGTGGGCAAATTCCACAGGTAAATGTTACAAAAATGATCAAGCTCGTTGTATTAGTTTAAATATGCCTTTTGAAAAGGGATCATGTGGTTGGACGGATACTTACACGAAACCGATAATTAATGAAGGGGGAAAATGTATTGCTAATTCGTGGGGAACTTGCAGTGATGTAACTATCAATGAAGGTGGAATTTGTGAAGGTAATAATTCAAATGGATGTGTCCGTTCAGAGATTAATAATGGTGGAATGTGCATTGCTACGGGTCCAGGCCATCATGGTGCCTGCTCAAATTCAATTATTAACGATGGAGGCATATGTAAGGGAGAAAGCCAAGATGGATGCGGATATTCAACAATTAATTCTGGAGGAACTTGTTGGGCTACAGGAAACACAGAGGGATATTACCAATACAATATTTGTCGATATGTCACATTAGAAGGTGGAAAATGTGTGGCAGATATTGGTAGTTCTTGCATGGGAATTACTGTTAATGATGGAGGAGTGTGTGAAGCAAATGCTGGGGGCAGTTGTACAGGAACTTATAATGGTACAGGATGTTGCAAAGGCACATACTGTCCCAGTTATGCTCCTAAATGTGCTAGTTAA
- a CDS encoding aminotransferase class V-fold PLP-dependent enzyme, whose amino-acid sequence MSIKLAVSDLPTSTFTCGPSQGHPVIRQTPLYKTQFERSHRAKDVAAEGLYKEATDNLRKLLDLPADYTVIFFMGGATPALDAVAWSLTKDSISGLSFGAFSKLWCKKIAGCLEDSVKKEFREAAEGEFFPTEKPNYQASLVVLTPNETSTGTQIPNEYLEEAWAQKGPDTLVAWDCTSCAGGRDLPKNKFDVMVFSMQKCFGVGGGSSVIILSPKAVARIAEAKQYRRIPYSLDLTYAVEKAQEKIQTVNTPSTTNIWMFNEAAKWMNENGGLKAMDALCRKHADYLLKWAAQTDWLKPLIAQEENRSYTTLTLEITDPKIDAAEISKALKATGLPNLQDGIKKYSAVKQNSLRIACFPFVDINGVEQYEKLTHAVDEIVKQLRAQEAK is encoded by the coding sequence ATGAGCATAAAATTAGCTGTTTCCGATTTACCTACTTCCACTTTTACCTGCGGGCCCAGCCAAGGCCATCCCGTCATCCGGCAAACCCCGCTTTATAAAACTCAATTTGAACGCAGTCACCGCGCCAAAGACGTTGCCGCTGAAGGTTTATACAAAGAAGCCACCGACAATTTGCGCAAATTATTAGATTTACCGGCCGACTATACCGTTATCTTTTTTATGGGTGGGGCGACCCCGGCTTTAGATGCTGTAGCATGGAGCTTGACCAAAGATTCCATTTCCGGTTTAAGTTTTGGTGCTTTCTCTAAACTGTGGTGCAAAAAAATTGCCGGTTGTTTAGAAGACAGTGTTAAAAAAGAATTTAGAGAAGCGGCCGAAGGTGAATTTTTCCCGACTGAAAAACCGAACTATCAGGCCAGTTTAGTCGTACTCACTCCCAATGAAACTTCCACCGGTACGCAAATCCCCAACGAGTATTTAGAAGAAGCATGGGCTCAAAAAGGCCCCGATACCTTAGTCGCGTGGGACTGCACTTCTTGCGCAGGCGGACGGGATTTGCCGAAAAATAAATTTGATGTCATGGTATTTTCTATGCAAAAATGCTTTGGCGTAGGCGGCGGCAGCAGCGTCATTATTTTAAGCCCGAAGGCAGTAGCCCGCATCGCAGAAGCGAAACAATACCGTCGCATTCCGTACAGCCTAGACTTAACCTATGCCGTCGAAAAAGCACAAGAAAAAATCCAAACAGTCAACACTCCCAGCACCACTAACATTTGGATGTTCAACGAAGCGGCTAAATGGATGAATGAAAACGGCGGACTCAAGGCTATGGACGCTTTGTGCCGCAAACACGCCGATTATTTGCTCAAATGGGCCGCACAAACAGACTGGCTTAAACCCTTAATTGCCCAAGAAGAAAACCGCTCTTACACCACGTTAACGCTAGAAATAACTGATCCCAAAATTGACGCGGCTGAAATCAGCAAAGCACTCAAAGCCACCGGGCTTCCCAATTTGCAAGACGGTATTAAAAAATACTCGGCTGTCAAACAAAATTCCTTACGTATTGCTTGTTTCCCGTTCGTAGATATCAACGGAGTAGAACAATACGAAAAATTAACGCATGCCGTAGATGAAATTGTCAAACAGTTACGCGCTCAGGAGGCCAAATGA
- a CDS encoding hydroxyacid dehydrogenase, whose amino-acid sequence MKILIADKFPIHWTEVLAKQGHQITSNSALDENTLPTAIKDNEILIVRSTKVPAAVIDAASALKLIIRAGAGTNTIDVKHAAEKGVAVCNCPGTNSIAVAELAMGLLLALDRRIYHNTNDLRHGVWNKGEYGKARGIFGRTLGIIGLGHIGQEVAKRAAAFGMKLVAYDPFAKDETFAKLNATRYNDIYELAAVCDAITIHLPETPETKGLFNKKFFDVMKPGTIFINAARGGLVVTADLVEAVKTKGIKAGLDVYEKEPKAADKTFDFSPFEGAENIYGTHHIGASTDQAQDAVAECTVKIIDEYAATGKFLYKVN is encoded by the coding sequence ATGAAAATTTTAATTGCAGATAAATTTCCGATTCATTGGACGGAAGTGCTCGCCAAACAAGGTCATCAAATTACCTCTAATTCCGCTTTAGATGAAAACACCTTGCCCACGGCGATTAAGGATAACGAAATTTTAATCGTGCGCAGTACCAAAGTACCCGCCGCGGTAATTGATGCGGCAAGCGCACTAAAACTCATTATCCGCGCCGGCGCCGGCACCAACACCATTGACGTCAAACACGCCGCCGAAAAAGGTGTTGCCGTGTGCAACTGTCCGGGTACCAATTCCATCGCAGTAGCGGAACTAGCGATGGGTCTTTTACTCGCGTTAGACCGCCGGATTTACCACAACACAAACGATTTGCGCCACGGTGTTTGGAATAAGGGCGAATATGGCAAAGCGCGCGGTATTTTCGGCCGCACGTTGGGCATTATTGGGCTAGGGCATATCGGACAAGAAGTAGCCAAACGTGCCGCGGCTTTCGGCATGAAATTAGTTGCTTATGACCCATTTGCCAAAGATGAAACTTTTGCTAAATTAAACGCCACGCGCTACAACGATATTTATGAATTAGCTGCCGTGTGTGATGCTATTACCATTCACTTGCCGGAAACACCGGAAACAAAAGGGCTGTTTAATAAAAAGTTTTTTGACGTAATGAAACCGGGCACTATTTTTATTAATGCTGCACGCGGCGGATTAGTGGTCACCGCTGATTTAGTAGAGGCAGTGAAAACCAAAGGTATTAAGGCTGGCTTAGATGTCTATGAAAAAGAACCCAAAGCCGCCGATAAAACCTTTGATTTTAGCCCGTTTGAAGGAGCTGAAAATATATACGGTACGCACCACATCGGTGCTTCTACCGACCAAGCCCAAGATGCCGTGGCCGAGTGTACCGTAAAAATTATTGATGAATATGCCGCTACCGGCAAATTTTTATACAAGGTGAACTAA
- a CDS encoding DUF1015 domain-containing protein, with protein sequence MATVKPFRGYRPTAHVEQLACPPYDVINSQEAREMAAGNEFSFLHVEKPEIDLPESVDLYDEQVYAKGKENLEKFIADGTLKQDEKPCFYIYAQTMNGRTQYGLVAAVSAEEYDQAIIRRHELTRKDKEEDRTRHVDTLSATTGPVFLTYPDQPEMNQKVAEICAGTPTYKFTTSDGIGHTFWIVSDGNSIEEIIRIFAKLPVLYIADGHHRSASAANVARKRKAANPNHTGQESYNFFQAVIFPASQLYIMDYNRLVKDLNGLTQAQFLEKIADKFEVLPTGQAKPAARHQFGMYLGGKWYTLTAKAGTFNEQDPVDALDVSILQQNLLAPILGIGDPRTDKRISFVGGIRGLDELKKKVDNGAYQVAFSMYPTSIEELMKVADARLIMPPKSTWFEPKLRSGLVTYKY encoded by the coding sequence ATGGCTACCGTAAAACCGTTTCGTGGATATCGTCCTACCGCTCATGTAGAGCAACTTGCTTGCCCGCCCTATGATGTAATTAATTCACAAGAAGCGCGGGAAATGGCCGCCGGAAATGAATTTTCTTTTCTACACGTGGAAAAACCGGAAATTGATTTGCCGGAAAGCGTAGATTTGTATGACGAACAAGTCTATGCCAAAGGTAAAGAAAATTTAGAAAAATTCATTGCCGACGGTACCTTAAAACAAGACGAAAAACCGTGCTTTTATATTTATGCGCAAACGATGAACGGACGTACACAATATGGTTTGGTGGCCGCTGTATCGGCCGAAGAATATGACCAAGCTATTATTCGTCGCCACGAACTCACACGCAAGGATAAAGAAGAAGACCGCACCCGCCACGTAGATACCTTATCTGCTACCACGGGGCCTGTCTTTTTAACCTATCCGGACCAGCCGGAAATGAATCAAAAAGTGGCAGAAATTTGTGCCGGCACACCGACTTATAAATTTACCACTTCCGACGGAATCGGTCACACTTTCTGGATTGTATCCGATGGAAACAGTATTGAAGAAATTATCCGGATTTTTGCCAAACTGCCCGTCCTGTATATTGCTGACGGACATCACCGTTCCGCTTCAGCAGCCAACGTGGCGCGTAAACGCAAAGCGGCTAATCCAAATCACACCGGACAAGAGAGTTATAACTTTTTCCAAGCGGTTATTTTCCCTGCCAGCCAGTTATATATCATGGACTATAATCGTTTGGTAAAAGATTTGAACGGACTTACGCAAGCGCAATTTTTAGAAAAGATTGCAGACAAATTTGAAGTACTTCCCACCGGCCAAGCCAAGCCGGCGGCCCGCCATCAATTTGGCATGTATTTGGGAGGCAAGTGGTATACACTAACAGCCAAAGCCGGCACCTTCAATGAACAAGACCCCGTGGATGCATTAGATGTCAGTATTTTGCAACAAAATTTACTGGCTCCGATACTGGGCATCGGCGACCCTCGCACCGACAAACGCATCAGTTTTGTAGGAGGCATACGCGGACTTGATGAATTAAAAAAGAAAGTAGATAACGGAGCCTATCAAGTGGCTTTTTCGATGTATCCTACTTCTATTGAGGAGCTAATGAAAGTAGCAGATGCCCGCTTAATTATGCCCCCGAAATCTACGTGGTTCGAACCCAAATTGCGCAGTGGTTTAGTTACTTACAAATACTAA
- a CDS encoding TraR/DksA family transcriptional regulator — translation MATKKNTKDTLTAAEIKEIKKHLEELKADAEKRLKEKKDMDMPEAEVGDPIDVAGQSLDKEILFELSGNSHNTIGQIEAALRKIEKGIYGRCELCRQPIPKKRIKALPFARYCVNCQNSSESNRG, via the coding sequence ATGGCAACAAAGAAAAATACCAAAGATACGTTAACAGCAGCCGAAATTAAAGAAATTAAAAAACATTTAGAAGAGCTAAAAGCAGACGCGGAAAAACGTTTAAAAGAGAAAAAAGATATGGATATGCCGGAAGCCGAAGTGGGCGATCCGATTGATGTGGCCGGACAAAGTTTAGATAAGGAAATTTTGTTTGAACTGTCCGGCAATTCCCATAACACCATCGGCCAAATTGAAGCGGCCTTGCGCAAAATTGAAAAAGGAATTTATGGCCGCTGTGAATTGTGCCGCCAACCCATTCCCAAAAAACGCATTAAAGCATTGCCTTTTGCACGCTACTGCGTAAACTGCCAAAATTCGTCGGAATCTAACCGCGGATAG
- a CDS encoding RDD family protein, producing the protein MEEHRINIMDDTTPLVRSAQPEQQPEEEPQGPVVASIPERFVALLIDSGLILILYQLFLGVIVRFVSFDLEQLYWLVAGVNIPFILYMTLFTSGGRHTVGKKLVGIEVLDKNTGEPLGIVRAFVRTLSYYVSAVLLMGGFLLASIDDQHRALQDMTAGSIVVKSRPKSWVESMVLTLTGILLMTSFVGYFYHSFFGAGSFAQQRLINKAQAHLEKIGYLEEVHRVQYGYYTNDLLRLSILSGDPVQFQRDTQAVLEKKGFRIGVSEKGYKIKAHAKDVRKTPVYYPKL; encoded by the coding sequence AAGAAGAACCGCAGGGCCCGGTAGTGGCCAGTATACCGGAACGCTTTGTGGCGTTACTGATTGATAGTGGGCTTATTCTTATTTTGTATCAATTGTTTCTTGGGGTCATCGTTCGCTTTGTTTCTTTTGACTTAGAACAGTTATATTGGCTGGTAGCGGGCGTTAATATTCCTTTCATCTTATATATGACCCTGTTTACCAGCGGCGGCCGTCATACAGTAGGTAAAAAATTGGTTGGTATTGAGGTATTAGATAAAAATACCGGAGAACCCTTAGGAATTGTGCGGGCATTTGTGCGTACGTTGAGCTATTATGTCAGCGCGGTTTTGTTGATGGGGGGATTTTTGCTGGCCTCTATCGATGATCAACATCGTGCCTTGCAAGATATGACCGCAGGGTCTATTGTAGTTAAATCCCGCCCGAAAAGCTGGGTGGAAAGCATGGTGCTTACTTTGACGGGAATTCTACTGATGACCTCTTTTGTGGGATACTTCTATCATTCGTTTTTCGGAGCAGGCTCTTTTGCCCAACAACGTTTGATTAATAAAGCGCAAGCGCACTTGGAAAAGATTGGTTATTTGGAAGAAGTACATCGCGTACAGTATGGTTATTACACCAATGATTTGTTGCGCTTATCTATCTTGTCCGGCGATCCGGTGCAGTTCCAGCGCGATACACAGGCCGTGTTGGAAAAGAAAGGATTTCGCATTGGGGTAAGTGAGAAAGGATATAAAATTAAAGCCCATGCCAAAGACGTGCGCAAAACGCCCGTGTATTATCCGAAATTATAA